In a single window of the Phaeobacter sp. G2 genome:
- a CDS encoding DMT family transporter, producing the protein MTAEIKILPAALWMLGAIGSFSAMAIAGREAGQTLDTFEIMSYRSLVGVIIVAVLITVKGNWGSVKTDRLSSHLVRNLAHFTGQNLWFFAVTLIPLAQVFALEFTSPLWVVVLSPLLLGERLTLIRGLSVMLGFMGILIVARPSPETLNAGVVAAASCAIFFALTVIFTKRLTRNEGIASILFWLTSMQLVMGLVMAGWDGDITLPSLEILPLVLLIGMAGLAAHFCFTNALSIAPATVVVPFDFARLPVIAVLAMVIYGEAVVVWTFVGAGLIFVANYLNILEAAGRIRLPKPRPS; encoded by the coding sequence GCGAAGCGGGTCAGACGCTCGATACCTTTGAAATCATGAGCTATCGCAGCTTGGTTGGGGTGATCATCGTGGCCGTGTTGATCACGGTGAAAGGCAACTGGGGCAGCGTCAAGACGGACCGGCTGAGCAGCCATCTGGTGCGAAACCTGGCCCATTTCACCGGTCAGAACCTGTGGTTCTTTGCGGTCACGCTGATCCCCCTGGCCCAGGTTTTTGCGTTGGAGTTCACCTCACCGCTTTGGGTCGTGGTGCTCTCCCCGCTGCTGCTGGGGGAGCGGTTGACGCTGATCCGCGGTCTTTCGGTTATGCTCGGGTTCATGGGCATCCTGATTGTTGCGCGCCCCTCTCCTGAAACGCTCAACGCTGGGGTGGTTGCCGCCGCCAGCTGTGCAATCTTTTTTGCACTGACGGTTATTTTCACCAAACGTCTGACCCGCAATGAAGGCATTGCATCGATCCTGTTTTGGCTCACCTCCATGCAGTTGGTCATGGGGCTGGTCATGGCGGGATGGGATGGGGACATCACCCTGCCCAGCCTCGAAATCCTGCCCTTGGTCCTGCTCATTGGGATGGCTGGTCTGGCGGCCCACTTCTGCTTTACCAATGCGCTGTCGATCGCACCGGCTACGGTGGTGGTGCCCTTTGACTTTGCCCGCCTGCCAGTGATCGCCGTGCTGGCCATGGTGATCTACGGCGAGGCCGTGGTGGTTTGGACATTTGTCGGCGCCGGGCTGATCTTTGTGGCCAATTACCTCAACATCCTTGAAGCGGCGGGGCGGATCCGCCTCCCCAAACCCCGTCCCTCCTGA